The genomic interval AATTTCATAAGATGTAAAATTTACAAAATTACAAAACCCCAAGAATAGGGAAAGGAGCAAAATGTATTTGTAATAAGTTCTGTACTTGAAAAAAGCAATATAATTAATTGTCAAAAGGACGAATGCAGCATATTGCTTTATTGTGAGTTGAAAATGATCATTCCATTCTACCATATTGATGAGGGCAGTAACGACTGATAATACGGAAAATACAGTTAAAATAAGTACAGGAATAAGCCTCTTATATTTTATGAAGAATAGCTTCATGGAAGATTTAATTTCTAAAAAATTTTAAATTTTCTAATGAAAAAGCACGACCTGAACTGGTCGTGCTTTTTAACTTTTAACTTTTAGCATTAAGCTTTTAGCATTATTTAATGCTCTCAGCAATGGCAGGCTCAAAGAACATTGTTTTATTCAATGCAATGATAGCCTTATTAAAGTCTTCACGGTTCACAATGAATTGAAGGTTGACCTTTCTTAGGGAGAAACCTGCACTCTTGATATTTACATTTGCCTCAGCCAATGCAAGGGCTGCTTTGCCAAGTACTCCCGGCTGATCCATGTTGGAACCGATCATACAAACAATTGCTACTTTTTCAACAGCTACTTTCTGATATTCTTTCTCTAATTCATCGACTAATTTCTGTTTGAAATCTTTCTCCCAGATTACCATAGAAATGCTGTTGGCACTTGTAGCTTTGAATATGTAGCTGACTTTATAAGCTTCGAACTTCTGCATGATCTTAAGGTCAGAACCAACTGCGCCTACCATAAGAGGATCAAAGATCTCAATAATTACAGCTTTAGGAGTTCCAGTGATTACATCTACTTTTTTCTTTGGAGAGATATATTCTCTGGTAATTAAAGTACCTGGGTGTTCAGGTTCAAAAGCATTTTTGATTCTAAGGTCAATGCCCATCATCTCAAGTGGCTTGGATGCTTTCGGGTGAATAGCTTCCATTCCTACATCTGCAAGCTGGTCTGCTACATCATAATTGGTATTGCAAACTGGGATACAGTTCTCTACTCCGACGATATTAGGATCAGCAGAAGATAAGTGGTATTCTTTATGAATAATAGCTTCCTGAGGTTTTACAGCAACTGCAATTTTACAGAAAGTGACTTCAGAATATCCCCTGTCGAATTCTCTCATAATACCTTCTGTGCCTTTTGTATAGCCGGTAACAACGCAGATGGTCTTAGAGAAATCTATATCTTTGAATGAGTGCTCAATGCGTTGATCTATTGTAAAAGGATAGTGATCATCAAATCCCCCTAGATCTATAAGAGTTGCATTGATTCCGTTTTTCTGAAGAATGTTTGCAAATACAAATGCTGAATGAGATTCACCAAGAGATGCAAGAATCTCTCTTGAAGCCTGAAGAATGTTTTCGCTGCTTACATATCCAGAAGCGAGCACGTTTGCCAGGTTCTCAAGGAATTTTTCTGCCTGAGATATTTTATTGGCGATGTATTCATCTGCCAGTTTAATGTCAAGGCCTAGGTCAACGTATTTTTTATTGATCTCCTGGAGCTTTTCAGTAGTTTCCTTCAATGGTTTGTGGAAGTCCTTTTGTTGGGTAATATGATGGTAAACTCCTGGTTCTCCTGTTTTCTTATTTTCCAGCAGCCAGTTGGTTACTCCTGAAAAAGCGGAAACCACAAAAATTCTGTTATAAAGGTTTTCCTTTTCTCTGCCATATAATACGATGTTTTTCATTACATCATGTAAGGCAGTCATACATGTTCCACCTATTTTTTCTACCGTAAGCATTTTGAGATTTATGTTATATATTCACTTTATGTGTCTTCACAGAAAGAGGCACTCAGCTAAAATTCCTTTAAGAAATTGTTCTGAGGTTTAAGGCAGGAATATTAAATAGATTTCCTAGCCCATTTTATGGCACTCTTTACTTATACAAATTTATCGCAAATTAAAGAATTTTTAGTGTTTTAGGCACGGTGATTTTAAGATTGATAATAAAGAATTTTTCTTAATTGGAATAGTAAAAATGGGATGTGGAGGGTTTTAATAAGGATGTTTTATTTATCTTATTGTTAATCAGTTGGTTGTTTCTGGTCGGTGTGTTATAAGTCTATTTTAAGGTTAAATAGATTAGATCTTATGGATTCTCTGATTTTTAGAAGGAATATGCAATAAGGTTGAATAAAATAATAGGCTGATTAAAAAACGTCCTGTTCTGTTATTGATTAAAAAGGTTGTTGTTAAATATCAAATAGTTAGGTGTTGGTTGCATTTCGTTGAAGTTCGGATGAAATAAAAATTTAGTTTTAATGTTATCTTTACAGCCAAATATGATTCAAAATGCAGAGACTAAATTTTTTTAAAGTTACAATACTGACATTTTCATTTTTATTCATCGGAAATATTTTGTCTTCCTGCAAGAAAGACAATCCCAATCCTTATGTCAATTTTACCCTTGATCTGAATGAGAATTCAAATTCAGCATTAAGAATGCCCGGCGGCTCTGTAGTTAGCAATGGTGCAATCATTGTGAGTTACTCCAACTCTTTCATTGCATTTTCAAATTCATGTACTTATGATGGGTGCGGATTAAGTTATTCATCCATTTCCAATCATTTTATCTGTTCGTGCGACGGTAGTGAATTTGATATTAATGGAAGATTTTTATATGGTTCACCAAGCCCTAATATCCCTAAATTCAATGTAACTCAGAATGGCAGTTTACTGACTATTATCAGTCAGTAGTTCTGCTCAAACAAAAGATTATTAACCATGTTGCATATTAGCTAATAGGCTTAATATGCAACATGAGTATTTGTACTATGTGGATGAGTGGATCATCGCTCTGGTGTTGGTAATTATACTGACGATTTTTTTTGAGTTAGGTTATTTTCTGGGGTTCAAAAGATTTGTTAGGAAAGGGGGGAAAGACGAGGATATCGGAGCCATACAGGGAGGTATTTTAGGTTTGCTGGGAATTATGTTTGCTTTTACATTTTCAATGGCAGCTTCAAGGTTTGATTCCAGAAAAATAGCTGTCCTTAAAGAGTCTAATGCCATAGGAACCACTTATCTCAGGGTTTCAGTATTGCCGGATTCCATAAAGCCGGAAATTTACGCTCTCCTTGAAAAGTATGTGGAATACAGACTCAAGTACGATCGCACTACCGATCGTAATAAGATGAATGCTATTATTGACAGTTCTGAAATTGTTCAGTTAAAAATCTGGAGAATGGCTTCAAAAAATGCAGTATTAAATAATGACTGGAACTCCTCATTATTCCTGAGCACATTAAATGAAATGATTGATTTGTCTGCAGAAAG from Sporocytophaga myxococcoides carries:
- a CDS encoding bestrophin-like domain; amino-acid sequence: MQHEYLYYVDEWIIALVLVIILTIFFELGYFLGFKRFVRKGGKDEDIGAIQGGILGLLGIMFAFTFSMAASRFDSRKIAVLKESNAIGTTYLRVSVLPDSIKPEIYALLEKYVEYRLKYDRTTDRNKMNAIIDSSEIVQLKIWRMASKNAVLNNDWNSSLFLSTLNEMIDLSAERYAVQLNHVPEIILYLMILLATISTFTLGFGCGLEKNRKFIFSYSLVVLMILVLMVIIDLDRPLRGIIRVGDKSLLDLDQSIEKYSPLKAKG
- a CDS encoding ubiquinol-cytochrome c reductase iron-sulfur subunit; amino-acid sequence: MQRLNFFKVTILTFSFLFIGNILSSCKKDNPNPYVNFTLDLNENSNSALRMPGGSVVSNGAIIVSYSNSFIAFSNSCTYDGCGLSYSSISNHFICSCDGSEFDINGRFLYGSPSPNIPKFNVTQNGSLLTIISQ
- a CDS encoding aspartate kinase, with the translated sequence MLTVEKIGGTCMTALHDVMKNIVLYGREKENLYNRIFVVSAFSGVTNWLLENKKTGEPGVYHHITQQKDFHKPLKETTEKLQEINKKYVDLGLDIKLADEYIANKISQAEKFLENLANVLASGYVSSENILQASREILASLGESHSAFVFANILQKNGINATLIDLGGFDDHYPFTIDQRIEHSFKDIDFSKTICVVTGYTKGTEGIMREFDRGYSEVTFCKIAVAVKPQEAIIHKEYHLSSADPNIVGVENCIPVCNTNYDVADQLADVGMEAIHPKASKPLEMMGIDLRIKNAFEPEHPGTLITREYISPKKKVDVITGTPKAVIIEIFDPLMVGAVGSDLKIMQKFEAYKVSYIFKATSANSISMVIWEKDFKQKLVDELEKEYQKVAVEKVAIVCMIGSNMDQPGVLGKAALALAEANVNIKSAGFSLRKVNLQFIVNREDFNKAIIALNKTMFFEPAIAESIK